A genomic stretch from bacterium includes:
- the rsmD gene encoding 16S rRNA (guanine(966)-N(2))-methyltransferase RsmD: protein MRITGGEFKNLRINAPEDIRPTQDSVRLAIFNVIGERIENANFIDLFAGSGAVGIEALSRGAERIVFVDSSVKVIKEIKSNIGIIDSDDSYKDKITIINKKFSQVELQDLLIPGRQNILFADPPYNKGYVKLLFEKFAGVNRSESDIFIIEHSKHEDIVEGKHYKFGDTLLTFL, encoded by the coding sequence ATGAGAATAACAGGTGGAGAGTTTAAAAACTTAAGAATAAACGCTCCTGAAGATATACGTCCAACGCAAGATTCGGTTAGACTTGCAATATTCAATGTCATAGGGGAGAGGATAGAAAATGCAAATTTTATTGATTTGTTTGCGGGCAGTGGAGCGGTTGGAATAGAAGCATTGTCAAGAGGCGCAGAGAGAATAGTATTCGTTGACAGTTCCGTAAAAGTTATAAAAGAAATAAAATCCAATATTGGAATTATAGATAGCGATGATTCGTATAAAGATAAAATAACAATAATAAATAAAAAGTTTTCCCAGGTAGAATTACAGGATTTACTTATTCCGGGGCGGCAAAATATTTTATTCGCAGACCCGCCGTATAATAAAGGATATGTAAAGTTATTGTTTGAAAAATTTGCAGGCGTTAACAGGAGCGAGAGCGATATTTTTATAATCGAGCATTCAAAACACGAAGACATTGTCGAAGGAAAACATTATAAATTCGGGGATACGTTGTTGACTTTTTTGTAG
- a CDS encoding cysteine synthase family protein: MWNNNVLEIIGNTPLIKLNKVTKDIKATVLAKLECFNPGGSIKDRMALYILDKAKAEGKLNSDSTIVENTSGNTGVGIALYAGVNGQKTIFTIPDKMSMGKINFLKAFGAEVFVCPTAVPYDSPESYYEVAKRIAKETPNSFALNQYHNTDNLETHYKITGPEIWEQAEHKIDYVIIGAGTGGTVSGIGKFLKEKNPDIKVIAVDPIGSIYYDYFKSKKFIEPKVYFVEGIGEDMMCENMDFSVIDDIIQVTDKDSLLMSRQLLKEEGIFVGGSSGATVWAGLEVAKKLPENKIVVTVLPDGGYSYIEKIFNDEWMKEKGFI, from the coding sequence ATGTGGAATAATAATGTTCTTGAAATAATCGGCAATACTCCGCTTATAAAATTAAATAAAGTTACCAAAGATATAAAAGCTACTGTTTTGGCTAAGTTAGAGTGCTTTAATCCCGGCGGGTCCATTAAAGACAGGATGGCATTGTATATACTGGACAAAGCGAAAGCAGAAGGGAAGTTAAACTCCGACAGCACGATTGTAGAAAACACTTCCGGGAATACGGGTGTCGGGATTGCTTTATACGCCGGAGTTAACGGACAAAAAACAATTTTTACGATACCGGATAAGATGAGTATGGGGAAGATTAATTTTCTCAAAGCTTTCGGGGCGGAAGTTTTTGTTTGTCCAACGGCGGTGCCTTACGATTCTCCCGAATCTTATTATGAAGTGGCAAAAAGAATTGCCAAAGAAACTCCGAATTCATTTGCGCTTAACCAGTATCACAATACGGATAACCTGGAAACACATTATAAAATAACAGGACCGGAAATCTGGGAACAGGCGGAACATAAAATAGATTATGTAATTATTGGGGCAGGAACGGGTGGAACGGTTTCCGGGATAGGTAAATTCTTAAAAGAAAAGAATCCCGATATTAAAGTTATTGCAGTTGACCCGATAGGTTCAATATATTATGATTATTTCAAGAGCAAGAAATTCATCGAGCCTAAAGTATATTTCGTAGAAGGCATAGGCGAAGATATGATGTGTGAGAATATGGATTTTAGCGTCATTGACGATATTATCCAGGTTACGGATAAAGACTCCCTTTTAATGAGCAGACAGTTATTGAAGGAAGAGGGAATTTTTGTGGGAGGTTCTTCCGGAGCAACGGTTTGGGCGGGATTGGAAGTGGCAAAAAAATTACCTGAAAATAAGATTGTCGTGACTGTTTTGCCGGACGGCGGATACAGCTATATTGAAAAAATATTCAATGACGAGTGGATGAAAGAAAAAGGTTTTATTTAA
- a CDS encoding cystathionine gamma-synthase has translation MKDSMKDSMKDSMKDNMKFETKAIHVGQSPDSATGAVTTPIYQTSTYFQESPGKHKGYEYSRTGNPTRTALEECLASLENCKYGLAFSSGMAAINTVMGLLKSGDNIISTLDVYGGTYRLFKNVFNNYGLIFTFVDTTKMENVIKAITPATKMLWVETPTNPLLKIVDLKSFADIGKKHKLITVVDNTFATPYFQRPVDFGIDIVLHSATKYLGGHSDVIAGAVTTNDETYYKRLKFCQNAIGGVPGPFDSWLVLRGIKTLVVRMKEHFSNALKIAEFLDSHPKVEKTYFPYLPSNPQYKLAKKQMSGMSGMIAFDIKGGYKETKKFLESVKLFTLAESLGGVESLISHPATMSHSSLTPEDKAKMGIKDNLIRLSVGIENVDDLLKDIEQALGK, from the coding sequence ATGAAAGACAGTATGAAAGACAGTATGAAAGACAGTATGAAAGATAATATGAAATTTGAAACTAAAGCTATACACGTTGGTCAATCTCCTGATTCTGCCACCGGTGCCGTTACGACGCCGATTTACCAGACATCTACATATTTTCAGGAAAGTCCCGGCAAACATAAAGGCTACGAATACAGCAGGACAGGAAACCCTACAAGAACTGCGCTTGAAGAGTGTCTCGCAAGCCTTGAGAATTGTAAATACGGTCTTGCTTTTTCATCGGGTATGGCTGCAATAAATACCGTTATGGGATTGCTTAAATCCGGGGATAATATAATTTCGACATTAGACGTTTACGGTGGGACGTATAGACTTTTTAAGAACGTGTTTAATAATTATGGACTGATTTTTACTTTTGTTGATACTACAAAAATGGAGAATGTCATTAAAGCGATAACTCCTGCTACTAAAATGCTATGGGTGGAAACGCCGACTAACCCATTATTGAAAATCGTAGACTTAAAATCATTCGCGGATATAGGCAAGAAACATAAATTAATTACCGTAGTTGATAATACTTTTGCTACACCGTATTTCCAGCGACCTGTAGATTTCGGCATAGACATTGTTCTGCACAGTGCTACAAAATATCTTGGCGGACACAGTGACGTTATAGCAGGCGCGGTAACTACAAATGACGAAACCTATTACAAAAGATTGAAATTCTGCCAGAATGCAATCGGTGGAGTTCCCGGGCCTTTTGACTCGTGGCTTGTTTTGAGAGGGATAAAGACTCTCGTCGTAAGAATGAAAGAACATTTTTCAAATGCGTTAAAGATAGCAGAATTTCTTGATTCTCATCCTAAGGTAGAAAAAACATATTTTCCGTATTTGCCTTCCAATCCACAATATAAACTTGCAAAAAAACAAATGAGTGGGATGAGCGGGATGATTGCTTTTGACATTAAAGGCGGATATAAGGAAACCAAAAAATTTCTTGAAAGCGTGAAACTTTTTACTCTTGCAGAAAGTCTTGGCGGGGTTGAATCTTTAATCAGCCATCCCGCAACGATGAGTCACAGTTCACTTACACCTGAAGATAAAGCAAAAATGGGGATAAAAGATAACTTAATCAGGTTGTCCGTTGGAATTGAAAACGTAGACGACCTGTTAAAAGATATTGAACAGGCGTTGGGAAAATAA